The following coding sequences are from one Prochlorococcus sp. MIT 1314 window:
- a CDS encoding bifunctional adenosylcobinamide kinase/adenosylcobinamide-phosphate guanylyltransferase: protein MNAKDSTLSDNLSNIIFITGGTKSGKSEFAEYLAKEVKKLSYVALSENNLNDKEWQEKINSHRKRRPKDWQLIETTDLLNTLIKEDGPLLIDSIGGFIMESIECEHNEWLTKMQSLIILLKKRKSITFIVGEQVGWSLVSEYKIGNTYIERIGELQKRITKISKDNWLAINGRAIKIDDISLEIPT, encoded by the coding sequence ATGAATGCCAAGGATTCAACTCTTAGCGATAATTTATCTAATATCATCTTTATTACAGGAGGAACAAAGAGTGGAAAGAGTGAATTTGCAGAATATTTAGCAAAGGAAGTCAAGAAATTATCATATGTTGCCTTATCAGAAAACAATCTCAATGATAAAGAATGGCAAGAAAAAATTAATTCACATCGAAAAAGAAGGCCAAAAGATTGGCAATTAATTGAGACAACAGATCTATTAAATACATTAATCAAAGAAGATGGTCCATTATTAATAGACTCTATTGGTGGATTTATTATGGAAAGTATTGAATGTGAACATAATGAATGGTTAACCAAAATGCAATCACTAATAATTTTGTTAAAGAAAAGAAAAAGCATAACGTTTATTGTTGGAGAGCAAGTAGGTTGGAGTCTGGTCTCAGAATATAAAATTGGTAATACTTATATTGAAAGAATCGGCGAGCTGCAAAAGAGAATAACTAAAATATCAAAAGATAATTGGCTTGCAATAAACGGCAGAGCAATCAAAATAGATGACATAAGTTTAGAAATACCTACTTAA
- a CDS encoding cofactor assembly of complex C subunit B, translating into MVFNGKSLILIGIILFIFQIANFFSIETVTPELERAQVLAAIASLIIILIGFLFKQFEPLAGEKSDLKGENKFFYDKNIPAEVIDELAWGSEAILTSTAAAAILIHNDGVNILRRGIISSNEFKPGVTCLRSIKDMKLISLANTKFYPGRDEFYNFCPDIPSILVVPINTKAFILIGGWSPKCFTRSDEKWINNWSKKINNIFSKNNI; encoded by the coding sequence ATGGTATTCAACGGTAAGTCTTTAATATTAATCGGGATAATACTTTTTATTTTTCAAATAGCAAATTTCTTTTCAATAGAAACAGTTACACCTGAGCTTGAAAGAGCACAAGTACTAGCTGCAATAGCTTCATTGATTATTATCTTGATAGGTTTCTTATTTAAACAATTTGAACCTTTAGCTGGTGAGAAATCAGATCTTAAAGGAGAAAATAAGTTTTTCTACGACAAAAACATCCCGGCTGAAGTTATTGATGAACTTGCATGGGGATCTGAAGCGATATTAACTTCTACTGCCGCAGCAGCAATATTAATTCATAACGATGGAGTAAATATATTGAGAAGAGGAATTATTTCAAGTAATGAGTTTAAACCCGGAGTAACATGTCTAAGATCAATAAAAGATATGAAATTAATATCATTAGCAAATACTAAATTCTATCCTGGAAGAGATGAATTTTATAATTTCTGTCCCGATATTCCATCTATTTTAGTTGTCCCGATAAATACTAAGGCTTTTATCTTGATAGGAGGTTGGAGCCCAAAATGTTTTACTAGGTCTGATGAAAAATGGATAAATAACTGGTCAAAGAAAATTAATAATATTTTTTCAAAAAATAATATTTAA
- a CDS encoding tRNA (cytidine(34)-2'-O)-methyltransferase yields the protein MEVTLFEPRIPQNTGNIARSCAAFNIPLNLIEPLGFKLEDKYLKRAGLDYWPLVTVNKYGNFDKYLDSKSTKRIISFSKKNGIYLKDFKFEEDDILLFGREDSGLPDYVINKSDFLISIFMPNLQTGKNDQKGVRSLNLSVACGIAIYEAHKQINSQNGN from the coding sequence TTGGAAGTCACGCTCTTTGAACCCAGAATCCCACAAAATACAGGTAATATTGCCCGATCATGTGCTGCTTTTAACATTCCATTAAATCTTATAGAGCCCTTAGGTTTTAAACTAGAAGATAAATATTTAAAAAGAGCAGGATTAGACTACTGGCCTCTAGTTACTGTTAATAAGTACGGAAATTTTGATAAGTATTTAGATTCAAAATCAACAAAAAGAATAATTTCTTTTAGTAAAAAAAATGGGATTTATTTGAAGGATTTTAAATTTGAGGAAGATGATATTTTGCTATTTGGAAGAGAAGATTCAGGCTTGCCAGATTATGTTATTAATAAAAGCGACTTTTTAATATCAATATTTATGCCAAATTTACAAACTGGAAAAAATGATCAGAAAGGTGTTAGGAGTTTAAATCTGTCTGTTGCATGCGGGATTGCTATATATGAGGCTCATAAACAAATAAATTCTCAAAATGGTAATTAA
- a CDS encoding peroxiredoxin codes for MSLRVGQEAPNFSATAVYDQEFKEITLSDLRGKWVVLFFYPLDFTFVCPTEITAFSDRYNDFSSLNTEILGVSVDSKHCHLAWIQTPRNEGGIGDINYPLVSDLKREICQAYNVLNDDGEADRGLFLINPEGVIMHTTVNKAPVGRNVDETLRILQGYQYVAANPDEVCPANWTPGEKTMLEDPKGSKEYFSAL; via the coding sequence ATGAGCTTACGAGTTGGACAAGAAGCACCAAATTTCAGTGCTACAGCAGTATATGATCAAGAGTTTAAGGAGATTACACTTTCAGATCTAAGAGGTAAGTGGGTTGTTTTATTCTTTTACCCATTAGACTTTACATTTGTATGTCCAACCGAGATAACTGCATTTAGTGATAGATATAATGATTTCTCATCACTTAATACAGAAATACTTGGAGTATCAGTTGATAGCAAACACTGCCATTTGGCTTGGATACAAACTCCGCGAAATGAGGGTGGAATAGGTGATATTAACTATCCATTAGTTTCTGATTTAAAAAGAGAAATTTGCCAGGCATACAATGTATTAAATGATGATGGAGAGGCAGATAGAGGTTTATTTCTCATCAACCCAGAAGGAGTAATTATGCATACAACTGTAAATAAAGCACCTGTAGGCAGAAATGTGGATGAAACACTTAGAATCCTACAAGGATATCAATACGTGGCAGCAAACCCAGATGAAGTTTGTCCGGCGAACTGGACACCTGGTGAAAAAACAATGCTAGAAGACCCAAAAGGTAGTAAAGAATATTTTTCAGCGCTATAA
- a CDS encoding fusion glycoprotein F0 → MKLNINKYLLSSIITGLIFILNPLTAFADSISNINRLFVVTEQKNIINYEKSQPSSIDNPVVDPNFNVMRSNDTASSTATYIVIGLLIAATIIPLATWWYFSK, encoded by the coding sequence ATGAAACTAAACATAAATAAATATCTACTTTCTTCTATCATTACTGGTTTAATATTTATCCTTAATCCTCTAACAGCATTTGCAGATAGTATTAGCAATATAAATAGACTATTTGTTGTCACTGAACAAAAGAATATCATCAACTACGAAAAAAGTCAGCCTTCATCTATTGATAACCCAGTAGTTGATCCAAATTTTAACGTCATGAGATCAAATGATACTGCAAGTTCAACAGCTACTTATATAGTTATTGGTCTATTAATTGCTGCTACGATTATTCCTTTAGCAACTTGGTGGTACTTCTCTAAATAA
- the clpS gene encoding ATP-dependent Clp protease adapter ClpS, protein MFSSPSTVLEPKKAKADYPEARLIVLDDSFNTFQHVVNCLLKIIPGMNEKKAWDLTIKVDKLGSAEVWRGNLEQAELYHEQLVSKGLNMAPIEKT, encoded by the coding sequence ATGTTCAGTTCACCTAGTACAGTCTTAGAACCAAAGAAAGCAAAAGCAGATTATCCAGAAGCAAGGTTAATAGTTCTTGATGATAGTTTTAACACTTTTCAACATGTCGTTAATTGTCTTCTGAAGATAATCCCAGGTATGAATGAAAAAAAAGCATGGGATCTAACCATAAAAGTTGACAAGTTAGGTTCTGCGGAAGTATGGAGAGGGAATCTTGAACAGGCAGAGCTATATCATGAGCAACTTGTGAGCAAAGGTTTAAATATGGCACCTATTGAGAAAACATAA